From a region of the Emcibacteraceae bacterium genome:
- the mscL gene encoding large-conductance mechanosensitive channel protein MscL: MSEFRDFAVRGNVVDMAVGIIIGGAFGKIVSSLVNDIILPPIGLLLGGVDFSDLSIELKAAAGEAAAVSLNYGAFIQSVIDFTIIAFAIFIMIKWMNSLKKEEAAAPEAPAEPPKEQLLLEEIRDLLKKG; encoded by the coding sequence ATGTCAGAATTCAGAGATTTTGCAGTCAGAGGCAATGTCGTTGATATGGCCGTCGGTATCATTATCGGCGGTGCGTTTGGTAAAATTGTCAGTTCACTTGTGAATGATATTATTTTGCCACCTATCGGGCTGCTTTTAGGCGGGGTGGATTTTTCCGATCTGTCAATAGAGCTTAAGGCGGCGGCAGGGGAAGCGGCAGCGGTGAGTTTAAATTATGGCGCCTTCATTCAGTCAGTCATTGATTTTACAATTATTGCTTTTGCCATTTTTATCATGATCAAATGGATGAACAGCTTAAAAAAAGAGGAAGCAGCAGCCCCGGAAGCACCGGCTGAACCACCAAAGGAACAGCTTTTGCTTGAGGAAATCAGGGACCTTCTTAAA
- a CDS encoding YegP family protein: MMAGKFELYKDNAGEFRFRLKAGNHENIGASEGYKSKSGAENGIKSVKTNAPIDERYETFEGKNGKFYFHLKAANHEVILSSQGYSDHSGAKAGIDAVKRAAADAETEDLTKK; encoded by the coding sequence ATGATGGCGGGAAAATTTGAACTATATAAAGATAATGCAGGTGAGTTTCGGTTTCGTTTGAAAGCCGGAAATCATGAAAATATTGGGGCGTCCGAAGGCTATAAATCCAAGTCCGGTGCGGAAAATGGCATAAAGTCCGTAAAGACAAATGCCCCAATAGATGAACGATACGAAACTTTTGAGGGTAAAAACGGTAAATTTTATTTTCATTTAAAAGCCGCAAACCACGAAGTTATTTTAAGCAGCCAGGGATATTCGGATCATAGCGGCGCCAAAGCCGGTATTGACGCTGTAAAAAGAGCCGCTGCTGATGCAGAAACAGAAGATTTAACAAAAAAATAG
- a CDS encoding DUF481 domain-containing protein: protein MKYQFAKAALLSTAIALTSQMASAQESNSNSGDLFLAGWKKQLTLSGLYSTGNTSQKSLGFASKFIEDEGPYHQTVTSYFDFNQSNHVTDRRRYGVGYKGDYDVSKTTYVSGFGGFEGDSFGAFNKRFTATGAYGVRLVEDEGVKWSVEAGPAVLFTKALPTSGYETTLTGYAASIFSWTINERSSFSNDTKVYVGNEVVIENKSAFSVKMSDALSAQLAFDVLYNRDAPIGRKSTDTITRLGIQYDF, encoded by the coding sequence ATGAAATATCAATTTGCAAAAGCCGCCCTTTTATCAACAGCCATTGCCCTGACATCACAGATGGCGTCAGCGCAGGAAAGCAACAGCAATTCAGGTGATTTATTTCTGGCTGGCTGGAAAAAGCAGCTGACATTAAGCGGTCTATATTCAACAGGGAACACATCGCAGAAATCGCTGGGCTTTGCCAGTAAGTTTATTGAAGATGAAGGCCCATACCACCAAACCGTGACGTCCTATTTTGATTTCAACCAAAGCAATCATGTTACCGACCGCCGCCGCTATGGTGTCGGCTATAAAGGTGATTATGATGTTTCCAAAACAACCTATGTTTCCGGCTTTGGCGGATTTGAAGGCGACAGTTTCGGCGCATTCAACAAAAGGTTTACGGCAACAGGCGCTTACGGGGTAAGACTGGTCGAAGATGAGGGTGTTAAATGGAGCGTTGAAGCAGGACCCGCGGTACTTTTCACAAAAGCATTGCCAACATCGGGTTATGAAACAACATTGACCGGCTATGCGGCGAGTATCTTTTCATGGACCATAAACGAAAGAAGCAGCTTTTCAAACGACACCAAAGTTTATGTCGGAAATGAAGTTGTGATTGAAAACAAGTCTGCTTTTTCAGTGAAAATGAGTGATGCCTTAAGTGCACAGCTAGCGTTTGATGTGCTTTATAACAGAGATGCGCCAATTGGCCGCAAATCAACTGACACCATTACACGCCTTGGCATTCAGTACGATTTCTAA
- a CDS encoding tetratricopeptide repeat protein gives MDAGEFDKALQVFMSYAPPYKNTGRSYIAMAKYLGESYRPSLLKIAYEKNPNDWHTIIEYANALIETDVVESDKLFYKAIENGLLPIDCPPQFIGEIYFCGSKYEAYMLNRWHYKKNIDAQINFFKRNLEIFPDNLKLQYELAQLFYEKGDFDEALKVAANVSAKSDNGYEAQYLYLSYLYNLGYTDKLFAELPRILKIKNQEFHRLNGGALTNFILFSEEKEETQKLLLKITETFPTNPYVQMSYGMFMEYKGKLNEAEKYYRKSVPLMDTFDDLRADFLDNSRFSQGLKMAPELRKIWIGKSRKVLNRYIDEMIGSIIYNPYSLVRLDNYFEGLSDTHIQKIYDQERYKTEVKPVLFLVFADYYERNNVEIALKIIKEGIEKFPKERWLYVRYIQIADTINTSQRKLYGINITELKENLFHYPPSKDDWLPFNFEKNITDEELEFWYKMRLSEYSNNFYAYLFYSNFLKQKGRLDEANNILDEGEVVLRKYLKNHPDDADMVENFAFLLRDKGKINEATHQFKKLSRMENGRPDEVLLRKVYYADQLVLVKDWKGMIKAFFDYLQLFKQTQKPWDVYYGRIKGRVEEALIFNNEVSGIDQLIMDEIKKYPNLSQPYEDYGVYFLKKDKTEYALKMFNKAYDDDYRLLEYLRSMYFKELDEGNIENVQSLESVIQQIIELK, from the coding sequence ATGGACGCTGGTGAATTTGACAAAGCTCTTCAGGTATTTATGTCCTATGCACCGCCTTATAAGAATACTGGCAGGTCATATATAGCAATGGCAAAATATTTGGGTGAGTCATATCGGCCTTCCCTTTTGAAGATTGCTTATGAGAAAAACCCGAATGACTGGCACACAATTATTGAATATGCCAATGCTCTTATAGAAACTGATGTAGTAGAAAGTGATAAGCTTTTTTATAAAGCGATAGAGAACGGACTTTTGCCTATTGATTGTCCGCCTCAATTTATAGGTGAAATTTATTTTTGCGGCTCAAAATATGAAGCATATATGTTGAACCGCTGGCACTACAAAAAAAATATCGATGCGCAAATAAATTTCTTCAAACGAAATCTTGAGATTTTTCCTGATAATTTGAAATTGCAGTATGAACTTGCTCAGTTGTTCTATGAAAAAGGGGATTTTGATGAAGCCTTAAAAGTGGCTGCAAATGTCTCAGCAAAGTCTGATAATGGTTATGAGGCGCAGTATTTATATCTTAGCTACTTATATAATCTTGGATATACAGATAAATTATTTGCTGAACTCCCACGCATATTAAAAATTAAAAATCAAGAGTTCCACCGGCTGAATGGTGGAGCACTTACTAACTTTATTTTGTTTTCTGAAGAAAAAGAAGAAACTCAAAAACTTCTTCTCAAAATAACTGAAACCTTTCCCACGAACCCTTATGTTCAGATGTCATATGGAATGTTTATGGAATATAAGGGAAAGTTAAATGAGGCAGAAAAATATTATCGAAAGTCTGTCCCGCTTATGGATACGTTTGATGATTTGAGAGCTGATTTTCTGGATAATTCAAGGTTTTCTCAGGGCTTAAAAATGGCCCCTGAACTTCGGAAAATTTGGATAGGAAAAAGCAGAAAGGTGTTGAATAGATATATTGATGAAATGATAGGGTCAATTATTTATAACCCTTATTCACTTGTACGACTGGATAATTATTTTGAAGGGTTGTCAGATACTCACATTCAAAAAATATATGATCAGGAAAGATATAAAACTGAAGTAAAGCCGGTATTATTCCTTGTCTTTGCAGATTATTATGAGAGAAATAACGTTGAAATAGCATTAAAAATAATTAAAGAGGGCATTGAAAAATTTCCAAAAGAAAGGTGGTTGTACGTTAGATACATTCAAATTGCTGATACCATAAATACCTCACAGAGAAAATTGTATGGTATTAATATTACCGAATTAAAAGAAAACTTATTTCATTATCCACCTTCAAAAGATGACTGGTTACCTTTTAATTTTGAAAAAAATATTACTGATGAAGAGTTGGAATTTTGGTACAAAATGCGATTGTCTGAATATTCAAACAATTTCTATGCATATCTTTTTTATTCAAATTTTCTAAAACAAAAAGGAAGGCTGGATGAAGCAAACAACATACTTGACGAAGGTGAGGTTGTATTAAGGAAGTATTTAAAAAACCACCCCGATGACGCTGACATGGTTGAAAACTTTGCCTTTCTGCTACGTGATAAAGGTAAAATTAATGAGGCTACACATCAATTTAAAAAATTATCAAGAATGGAAAATGGTAGACCGGATGAAGTCTTACTTAGAAAAGTTTATTATGCCGATCAACTGGTCTTGGTTAAAGACTGGAAGGGAATGATTAAAGCCTTCTTTGACTATTTACAGTTGTTTAAGCAGACACAGAAACCTTGGGATGTTTATTATGGTCGAATAAAAGGCAGGGTTGAAGAGGCGCTTATTTTTAACAATGAAGTTTCCGGTATTGATCAGCTAATAATGGATGAAATTAAAAAATATCCGAATTTATCTCAGCCTTATGAAGACTATGGGGTTTATTTTTTGAAAAAAGATAAAACTGAGTATGCTCTAAAAATGTTTAATAAAGCATATGACGATGATTATAGATTACTCGAATATTTAAGAAGTATGTATTTTAAAGAATTGGATGAGGGGAATATTGAAAATGTTCAATCTCTGGAATCAGTTATCCAACAAATAATAGAACTGAAATAA